The Gemmatimonadota bacterium DH-78 region CGCCAGGGCGCGCGGAAGAGGAAGAGAATCGCGGAGATCAGCGTGCCGGAGTGCGCGATACCGACCCAGAACACGAAGGTCGTGATGTAGGCGCCCCAGCCGACCGGGCTGGTGAGGCCGCTGACGCCGATGCCCCGGTAGATCTGCCATCCCCAGGACGTGAAGAACACGCCGATTCCGAGAACGCAGAGCCCCAGAAGGGCCCACCAGCCCTTCCCCGGACGCGAGAGCATGTTGAGGATGTCGCGATTGACCTCCTCATGCCGCTCGATGTCGGGATGGGTCAGGGCACCCCGTCGCTGCGATTCAGTGATGGTCGCCATGAATTCAATCAGTGTGCGGCCGAGGCCACGTCGTGGAAGGTAACCTTCTTCAGGTACGAGACGCCGGGCTGCGTGTTGATGAGATCGTCGAGCACCCGGTACGTCCGCTCGCTGTGCAGCTTCTGGGAGACGGCCGACTCGGGGTCGCGCAGATCACCGAAGACGATGGCTTCGGCGCCACAGCTCTGCTGACAGGCGGTCAGGATATCTCCATCTCGAACGGCGCGGCCCTCGAGCACCGCCTCGTTCTGCGCCTCCCGCACCCGCTGGACGCAGAAGGAGCACTTCTCCATGACGCCGTTCTCGCGAACCGTGACGTCGGGGTTGTAGGCCCAGTGCATGGGCTCCGGCACGTCGGTGTAGGTGTACCAGTTGAACACCCGGACCTTGTACGGGCAGTTGTTCGCGCAGTACCGGGTTCCGACGCAGCGGTTGTAGATCTGCCCGTTCATGCCGTCGGGCGTGTGGTAGGCCGCGAAGACCGGGCAGACCGGCTCGCAGGGCGCGTTGCCACAGTGCTGGCACATCATCGGAAGATGGCGCACGTCCACCGGACCGGCGTGGCTCGCGTCGACCGTCTCGTAGTAGCGCTCGACCCGGATCCAGGCGAGGTCGCGGCCCATGGCCACCTGATCCTCGCCCACCCAGGGCACGTTGTTCTCCGACTGACAGGCTACCACGCAGGCGGAGCAGCCGGTGCACTTGTCGAGATCGATCGCCATGCCCCAGCGCGGCGTCTCGGGGTCGCCGTACTCGCCGTACTGCGCACCCGGGAGCGGGTAGGCGGTCGGCTCGCCGTCGGTCTCGGCCGGCACGAAGCCGCCCATGAGCTGCATCTCGGCGAGCCCGTGGTGTCCGCCCTCGTCGCCGTGGTCGTCCTCGGCGTGTCCGAGGTCGGCGAAGGCCACCGCCTGGGCGATGTGGCGGTCGTGCTGGGTGTCGGCGCCGGCGATGGTGGCGAGCTTGTGCCGCTCACCCGTCGGCTCGACCGAGACGGTCGTGGCCAGGTGCACCAGGCCGCCGGAGGGCTGCTCGGCCACGGCCGGGAGCAGCGCCAGCGGGTTCACACCGCGGCCGGTACCGAACCGTCCGGCCACCGTGCGACCCGTGCCCATCTGCAGGGCGACGGTGTCTTCGCGAATGCCCGGGTAGGTCCAGACCGGCGCGGACACCTCGCCGTGAGGCGAAGCCACGCGCACCACATCGCCGTCGCGCACGCCGAGTCGCTCGGCCGCGTCGGGATGCATCTCCACCCAGGAGTGCCAGGCGATCTTGCTGACCGGGTCGGGCAGCTCCTGCATCCAGGGCAGGCTCGCCTGCTTGCCCGCGCCGAAGCGCGTGCTGGGGTACACCACGAGCGCGAACTCGCCGTCGCCGTCGAGCGCCGGAGCGTCGAAGGTGAGGGCGGCGTCGGGCTCGCGGAGCACGGCGGCACCGCCGGACGCCGGGGCGCCGACGCTCACGGAGCCGGCCCGCAGCGCCTCCTTCCACCAGCTCTCGAAACCGGCGGTGGAACCGGAGGCGGCGTAGAGCTCCTGCCACCGGGCGCGGAGGTGGTCGTACAGGGTGGCCGGACCGAAGGCGCTGCCCATGCGAGCGCCGAGCGAGAGCAGCACGTCGCCGACCTGCTTCGTCTCGAAGTGCGGCACCGGCTGCATCACCGGCTGCTGGATCGCGTACAGCCCCGGCCGGGAGTTGGCGTCTCCCCAGGCCTCGAGGAAGTGCCGGTCCGGCAGGATCAGGTCGGCGAGCGCGGCCGTCTCGTCGGGCTCCGAGGCGAACGACACCTTGAAGGGCACCTGCGAGAAGGCGTCGACGAACCCGGACGCCGGCGGGAGGCTGAAGGCCGGGTTGGCGCCGTGCACCATCACCACGTCGACACTGCCGCCGGCCATGTTGCCGATGGCCTCCTCGAGCTCTCCGTACGGCCGCGACGAGGCGCCCGACTCCGGGGTGTCGAGGTGCACCGTCTGGCCGATGTTGCCGGCGACGGCGTTCAGCACGTGGACCGCGAGGTTCGCGGCCGTGGCGTTGCGGTGGTGACCCGAGAGGCCCGGGCCCACCGCGAGCGACGGCCCGTTCTCGACGAAGCGACGCGCGAGATCGGCGATCGAGTCGGCCTCGAGACCGGTGGCGGCCGCGGCGGCCGACACGTCGTAGGCGGAGAGGATCGAAGCGTAGGGGCCCGCGTCTCCGCCCTCGGCGGCGAGCACCGAAGCCATGCCCAGCGCGAGCGCGGCTTCGGAGCCGGGCTCGATGGGGAACCACTCGTCGGCGTTCTGGCCCGTCAGCGACAGCCGCGGTCCGACGAACACGAACATGCCCTTCTCGCCGTGGTCCTCCCCGCTCATGGCGGTGAAGCCGCGGGCGTACGCGGTGGGCGTGCCCCAGGTCTCGAGGAAGTCGGCGCCGAACGAGAGTACGAAGTTGGCCGCGCCGAAGTCGTACCGCGGGATCACGTCCTGCCCGAAGGCGATCCGGGTGGCCTCGCGGAGCGGAGCGTCGGCGAGCCCGTCGTACTCCACCCGCTGACCGCCGACGGCCGACACGAAGCCGTCCATGACGTCGGAGAGGGTGGGGCCCGTGGTGCCGTTGATCAGGAGCACGTTGCCGCCCGCGCCCTGCAGTCGCTCGGCGAGCAGTGCCTCGGCCTCGTCCCAGGAGATGCTCTCCAGAGTGCCGTTGCGCCGGACCATCGGGCCCGCGAAGCGATCCGCGTGGTAGAGCCCCTGGATCGAGGCGTAGCCGCGGGAGCAGAGAGCGCCGCCCGACAGGGGGTGGCTCGGGTTGCCCTCCACCTTGACCGCGCGCCCCTCGCGCGTGCGCACCCACATGCCGCAGGCCGCCGCACACTCCCCGCACACCGAGGTGTACCAGGTGGCGACGCCCGGGGTGATGTCCTCCGGGGGCACGACGTAGGGAAGGAGCTTCTCGGCCGACTGGGTCGAGCAGCCGGCGAGACCCGCCGACGCACCACCGACTCCCAGGACCTTCAGGAAATCACGACGCTTGATGCCGTCACTCATGAGTTTCTCGCGTCCGTGCGATCAGTAGTGGCAGACCGTGCAGTCGCGCGCCACGTCGAGCTCGACGTGGCAGGAGACGCACCATCCCATCTTGCCCTTCCCCCAGGCGGGTTCGGGCTCCTCGAGCACGCCGATCGTCTGGATCTCGCCGTGGCACTGCTGGCAGTCCAGACCGGCGTTGATGTGGCGCATGTGCGGGAAGTGCACATGGTCGGCCACCTTGTGGATCCGCACCCACGGAATGCTCTCGCCGTTCGCGGCGTACTCGCGGATCTTGGCGACTTCCTCGGGATTCTGGGAGCCGTTGATCATGGTGTGGCACCCCATGCAGGTGCTCACCGGCGGGATGCCGGCGTCCACCGACCGTTCGGCCGAGAAGTGGCAGTACTGGCAGTCGATCTGGTAGGTGCCCGCATGCGTGTCGTGCGGGAACTGGATCGGCTGCGCGGTGGCTGCCGCGGCGGCCGGAGGCGCGGCCTCGCTCGCGTCCTGCGTCGCCGCAGGCTCCTGTGCGGAGACGAATGCGAGGGTGCCCGCGGTCGCTAGGAGCGCTACGGCCCCGAGGGTCCATTGCTTCAGCATGGCGCGTCGAACCGGTAATCGGCGGTGGTGGAAGGCCGTTCGAATCGATCGAATCGACCTTCTCATGCACGAGGAAAAAGCCCGGTGATTCTAGACGGACGCCGGGGGAGTGTCAACGAATTTCGGGGGATTGCCGGGACCCTTCGAGCCCAAGCCGGGGTTACAGTTGCGACCTTCAGACTCGAGCCCCTTCTGCCAGACGCGATGACGGAGCCCGCAACCCTGCCCGATACCGCACCGCCGCGGGTTCTCCTCGATCGGCTGGTCGATGAAGTCGAGACGGTCTTCCACGGCAAGCGGGCGGTGGTCCGGCTGGCGGTGGCATCGCTCCTCGCCCGGGGGCACATCCTGTTCGAAGACGTGCCCGGAGTCGGCAAGACGACCCTCGCGCACGCGCTCGCGCAAGCGCTCGGCCTCACCTTTCGCAGGGTGCAGTTCACCTCCGACCTGCTGCCTTCCGACGTGCTCGGCGTCTCGGTCTTCAACCCGGCCGCCAACACCTTCGAGGTCCGCGAGGGCCCGGTCTTCACCCAGGTGCTTCTCGCCGACGAGATCAACCGCGCACCGCCCCGCACCCAGTCGGGGCTTCTGCAGGCGATGCAGGAGGGCACGGTCACCATCGACGATCGCACCTTCACGCTGCCCCGCCCCTTCCTGGTGCTCGCCACGCAGAATCCGCTCGAGCACTACGGCACCTACCCCCTGCCCGAGAGCCAGCTCGACCGCTTTCTGATGCGGCTCACGATCGGGTATCCGGGCGCGGAAGCCGAACGCCGGATCCTGCTCGACTCCCGCGCGGTCGATCCCGCCGTCACCCGGATTCGCCCGGTGCTCGGCCCCGACGACGTGCTCCGCCTGCAGGCCGAGGTCGAGAACGTGCAGGCCGACCCCGCCCTCGTCGACTACCTCATGGAGATCGTGCGCCGCACCCGCGAGTCGTCGGCCTTCCGTCTGGGGGTGAGCCCCCGGGGGTCGGTGGCGCTCTTCCGCGCCGCGCGCGCCTACGCGCTCACCGGCGGGCGCGACTACCTGGTACCCGACGACGTCCGCGACGTGGTGGTGCCCTGCCTCGCTCACCGGCTGCTGCCGGCGGGCATGGGTGCGGCCACCCTCGATGCCCACGAGCAGTCCGCCGCCCTCCTCGAGTCGTTGCTCGCGGAGGTCGAGGTACCGGTGTGAGTCGGGTCGACCGGCTCCGGTCGACCCTGCCCTGGAGTGGTCGGCGGATCCGCTTCACCTCGGCGGGCACTCTCTTCGTGGTGGGGGCCCTCGCCGTCGGCTTCGCGGCCATCAACACGGGCAACAACCTGCTCTATCTGCTCCTCGGCGGCATGCTCGGGGCCACCGGCGTGAGCGGCTGGCTGTCGGAGCGGGCGATCCGGGGGGTGGAGGTGTCGCGGCGAATTCCACGGGGCATTCCGGTGGGCCAGGAGGCGGCGATCCGCTACGCGGTGCACAACGCGCGAGGCGCGGCCGCACTGGGGCTGGAGATTCGCGAAGGAGGTCTGCCGGGCGTCGCCTTCGTCCCGCGCGTGACGCCGGGCGACACCGTGCCGGCGCGGTCGGTGAACACCTTCGTACGGCGGGGCGTCTACCCGCTCGAGACGGTCACCCTGGTCACCTCCTTTCCCTTCGGCTTCTTCCGGCGCGAGCGCGACCTCGCGCTTCCGGGCGAACTCGTCATCTGGCCCCGCACCGATCGCCAGGTGGCGCCGCCCCGGGCCGGCGCGGGGCGGCGGGTATCGCAGGGCGCGGCACCGTCGCGGGCAGCGGGCCCCCGCGGAGAGTTCAAGGGACTCCGGGACTACCGCGACGGCGACGACGCCCGCGACATCCACTGGCGCAGCAGCGCCCGGCGCACGGCGCCGGTGATTCGCGAGTACGACCGAGACGCCTCCGACACCTTGTGGATCTGCCTCGATCTGGCCGCCGATCCGGGCGAGGTCGCCGAAGAGGCCGTCGAGATCGCCGCCGGACTGGCAGCCCGGGCCACCGCCTCAGGGCGCCGCCACGCTCTGGTGGCCGGCGACGACGTGATCGGGCCCGCTGCGGGCCGCGGCCACCTCGAACGCGTGCTCGAGTGCCTCGCCCGCGTCGACTTCGCCCCGGGCGCGGCCGCACCCGCGCCGCCGGTGGCCCCGGACGCCTGCGTGCTGGTGGGCACCCGCGCTCGCCCCGGTCCGTGGGCCGACGTTCGCCTGGCCGGCCGGGGGGGCGCGTGAACCGGGTGGCGCTCACCCACCGCCGACTCGCGGTTTCGATGGGGCTGTCCGGCCTGGTGGCGTTCGCGGGCGGCGCCGGCATGGAGCCGCTGTCGGCGACCCTCGCGGGGTCTGCGCTGCTGCTGGCCCTCTTCTGGCACCCCACCCCCGGGCTCTCGTCCCGCCTGGAGAAGCTGTGGGGACCGCTCGCGGTCCTGCTGGTGCTCCGGGCTCTGGCCTGGGTGTTCCTGCTCGACGGCGACGTGGTGATGCCGGTGGTCGACCTCCTGCTCCTGCTGCTATCGGCCGAATCGCTGCGATCGCTCGACGCGAACAACGACGTGCGCATCTACGCGCTCTCCTTCGCCCTCCTGCTCGCCGCCACCGCCTATCGACCCGGGCTGCTCTTCGCGCTGGCCTTCGTCGCCTTCGTGATCGCGGCGTCGCTCGCCCTTCCGCTCGGTCTGCTTCGCAGGGGTGCGGCGCGCTTCGGCGCAGCCGAGCCGGGGCTCGACCGGGCCCTGCTGGGCAGTTCCGCCCGGCTCGCCACGGTCACGCTCACCGTGGCGGCGATCGTCTTCCTGGCCTTTCCGCGGGTGTCGCGGGGGTGGAGCGGGCGGGGTGAGACGATGGCCACCTCGGTGGCCGGGTTCGCCGACCAGATCTCGCTCGGGGGTCACGGCTCACGGATCCACTCGAACCCCGAGATCGTGCTCCGGGTGGAGTTTCCGGATGGAGTCCCCGACAACCTCTACTCGCTGCACTGGCGCGGGCGTTCCTACGATCGCTTCGACGGGGTGCGCTGGACTCGGTCGGAGGGCGTACGCCCCTCCACGGCACCGGTGGAGTGGTACCGGGAGCGCTGGGGCGGAGGACTGCTGCGGCAGCGCATCTACGGCGCGCCTCTCGACGCCCGGGTGCTGTTCGCCGTGCACCCGATGGTGGGGGTGGACGCCGACAGCCGGATCCAGCCCATGTTCGACAACGTGGGGGACTTCTTCTACTGGGGCCGCGCCGCGCCGCTCTACACCGCCGAGTCGATCGTCCGCCCGCCGCCGCCCGATTCGCTGCGCGCAACCCGGGGCGGCTACATGCCCGATCGCACCCGGTACCTGCAGCTGCCGCGGCTGCCCGACCGCATCACCGAGCTCGCCGACTCGCTCACCCGGGACTACGACAACGATTACGACAAGGTCGTGGCCGTCGAACGCTGGCTCCGCACGACCTTCTCGTACACCCGCGAACTGCCGCGGACCGCGGGGGAGGCCAGCCTCGACCACTTCCTCTTCGAACGGAAGGCGGGGCACTGCGAGTACTTCTCGTCGGCGATGGTGGTGCTCCTGCGCGCAGCGGGGATCTACGCCCGCAACGTGAACGGCTTCCTCGGAGGCCGCTGGAACGACTTCGGGCGCTACCTGGCCGTGACCCAGAACGAGGCGCACTCGTGGGTGGAGGTGTGGTTCCCGAACTACGGCTGGGTGACCTTCGATCCGACGCCGGGGGGCTCCATCGACGGCACCGCCGAGGCGGAGTGGCTCTGGCCCGGACGCATCTTCCTCGACGGCCTTCAGCACCGGTGGAGCAAGTGGGTGCTCGACTACTCCGCGGCCGACCAGGTCGGGATGCTCGACCGCTTCGGATCCCTTTTCGAACGCGACGAGGACCCGGCCCCGACCCCCGGCGACCCCGACGCGGCGCTTCCGAGTGGACTCACTCTGCTGCTGCTCGGCGGTGCCACCCTGGTCGCCCTCCTCTTCGTGCGGGGACTGCGCGGGGGCCGAGCGGCCGGCCCCGAGGGTGCCGCCTACCTCCGCATGCTCGCGGTGGCGCGCCGCGCCGGCGTGGTGGGCGACGACGAGATCACCCCGCTGCACCTCGTCGAACGGATCGGAAGCGAGGCGCCCGAGGCCGGTCCATCCGCGGCCCGTCTCGTGGATCTGTACCTGCGGGCGCGTTTCGGACGGCACCCGCTCGATCGCGATGAGACCCGCGAACTGCGCGAGGCCCTTGCCCGGGTACGTCGCTCGTTGGGATGATGGGGGCCATGAGCGAGGATTCCACCACCGTCTGGGGGGACCACGACGTGGAGGGGCGACCGCGCACCCTTCGTCTGGGCTCCCTCCGCATGACCGTCGCCTCCGCGGCGGGTGAGCTCCGCCTGGCCTGGTCACACGACGACCGCCCGCCCGAGTGGTCCCGGTGGGCGCCGGGGGAGTGGTCGGGCCGCGTTCGCCTGACCCCCGTGCACCCCGACCGGCTCGTGGTGGTGAAGCCGGAGCGGGAGTTCCGTCTGCTGCGGGGCGCCCGCGCGCGCATCTACCTGCGGGTGCCGCTGCATGTGCGGCTGGAGGCCCTGGGCTCCGCCCCGCGCACGCTCGTGACCGTGCCCACCGACCCCCTCGCCGACACCTGGTGGGGTACCCCGCTGGAGGGCGAGCTCGGCTACTGGCTCGACACCCGGGCGCGGCGCGCGATCCAGGACGACGAGTTTCTCGAGCACCTGTGCATCTGCCCGCTGCAGCTCGAGAACGACTCTTCCGACCACCTGATGGTCGACCGCATCGCGCTGCGGGTCGCTCACCTCTCCGTATACCGAGACGGCACCCGCCTGTGGTCCGACGAGACCCGGGTGCGCTACCTCGGCGAGGAGGCCTGGAGTCGGATCGAGATGGCCGGACGCGCGCCCACCGAGGCGGCCGAGGCGGAGCGGGTGACGCCGCCGACCCGACCGCTGCCGCGCGGATTCACCGCCCGCACCTTCGCACGGCTCAAGTCGTCGATCGAGGAGTGGTTGTGATCCCGCGCCTGCGCCAGACCCCCGCCGACTCCACCCTCTCCTTCGCGGAGACGGTCGAGAGCTGGGTGGCCGACCCCTCGGTGCTGCTCCCCTCGCTGGTGGTGGTCCTCATCGGCGTGCCCTCGATCTTCCTGGTGAGTCGGTGGACCCGCAACTGGGTGACCCGCAACTCCACGGAGCAGCGCGGACTGGTGATCGGACGGCTGATCACCTACGCCGGCATGCTCGGGCTCGCCGTGACGGTGCTGGTACAGCTCGGCTTCCACCTCACGCCTCTCCTGGGGGCGGCGGGCATCCTGGGGATCGCCCTCGGTTTCGCCTCGCAGACGTCGGTGTCGAACCTGATCAGCGGGTTCTTCATCATGGGCGAGCAGTCGTTCGTCGTGGGCGAGGTGATCGAGGTCGGCAACCGGCAGGGCATCGTGTTGTCGATCGACATGCTGTCGGTGAAGCTCCGTACCTTCGACAACAAGCTGGTGCGGATCCCGAACGAGACGCTGGTGAAGAGCGAGGTGGTGACCGTCACCCGCTTCCCCATCCGGCGCATCGACATCATGCTCGGCGTGGCCTACCACGAGGACCTCGACCGGGTGCGCGACCTGCTGTTCGAGATCGCCCGCACCACCCCGGGGGTGCTGCACGAGCCCGAACCCGTATTCATCTTCCGCGGTTTCGGGGAGTCTTCCCTCGACCTGCAGTTCGGGGTGTGGGCCACCCGCGAGAGCTGGCTCGAGGTGAAGAACACCGTGCACTTCCGCATCAAGCGGGGCTTCGACGAGGCCGGCATCGAGATTCCCTTCCCGCAGCGCACCGTGCATCATCGGGAGCGGCCCCATCCGGCCGCCGCGCCCGTGGATCCACCCGTACCGGACGCCCCATGAGCGAGCAGACGCCGAACGATTCCGCCCCTTCCGGCCCCGTGTCCCGCGGGCACCACCTCGCCACGCTGGGCCACGGCGGCCGCTTCTGGGACGTGTACGTGGAGTTCGAGGACGAGCCCAGGCGCCAGGAGGCGTTCGGGGCCTGCCTCTGCTTCTCTCCCTCCGACCCGGAGGAGGGGGGACCCCCGATCCGCACGACCACCATTCTGATCGAGCCGTCGTACGAAGAGGTGCTCTACCGTGCCCGGGCCTTCGAGGAGCATCACCTGGTGTCGCTCCTTCGCAGCTGCCTGCCCGACGACTGACGACCGCCCCGGCTCAGGCCTCGCGCACCCACCGCCAGAGCTCGGGCAGGGTGGGCCGCTTTCCCGCCATCAGGATCCCCACCTTGTAGATCCGGCCGGCGACCCATGCGATCGCGACCACCGTCACCGCCATTCCCAGCACCGACGCGCCCACCTGCCACAGCGGCGCCGCACCGGCCGCCGCCCGCGCGAACATCAGGATCGGGCTGAAGAAAGGGATCAGGCTGAGCGCCACCGACAGGGGAGCGTTGGGCTCGTTGATCACCTGGGTGACGAAGATGATGGGCACGACGAGCAGCATGATCACCGGGAACTGGGCCTGCTGCGCCTCCTCGTCGGTGTTGCACATCGCGCCCACCGCAGCGTACAGCCCCGAATACATGAAGTAGCCGCCGAGGAAGAAGACGGCGAAGAGCCCCGCGTAGCCGATGCCGGGCAGGATCTCGCGCAACTCCGAGAGCTGCGCGAACTGCGGGTTGGCGGCGAGGAGCGCGGGAATGCCGGCCGACACGATCAGCGCCCCCGAGGCGGCCCAGATCGTGAGCTGCGTCAGCCCCACGGCGCCCACCCCCAGGATCTTCCCCAGCATGAGCTGCCAGGGCCGCATCGACGAGATCACCACCTCCACCACCCGGCTCGACTTCTCCTCGAGCACCGATCGCATGACCGCCACGGCGTAGAGCAGGATCGTCATGTAGAGAATGAAGGCCCCGAAGTACGAGGCGGCGAAGGCGGCGTCGTCGAAGCCGATCCCGCCGTCGGACACCACCTCGAAGTCGAGCTCCCCGCCCCCGAGCAGCGCCTCGAGGTCGTCGCCCGCGTCGCCGATGCGGGCGGCGATGGCCGCCTGCGCCACGATCTGGCGCAGCGCGACCTGCCGCACGATCGAGGGACGGCTGGTGGACACGAACCGGGCGGTGCCGCGCTCGATGGTGGCGTCGTCGAGCACCAGGTAGCCGCCCAGGTCGTCGCTCTCCACCCGCCCGCGCAGCGCCGCTTCGGCGTCGTCTCCCGCCTCCGACTCCACCGTGTAGCCGGCTCGCTCCAGCCCCTCGGCGACGCGGTCGTGGAGCACGCCGGTGCGGTCGACCACTACCACCAGTCGGTCGGCCTGTTCGCCGCGCGAGGCGATGAGGATCGGCACGATCATGAGCCCGAGCATGAGCAGCGGACCGGCGATCGTGGCGATCACGAACCAGCGCGACCGAACCCGCTGCAGGTACTCCCGGCGGATCACCGCCCCCACCACGCCCTTCATCGCACCCCTCCGACCCGTGCCGCCCGGGGCACCCCCGCGTCGGCGGCGGTATCGACACCCGCATGCCGTACGAAGATCTCGTGCAGCCGGGGCTCGACCACCTCGAACCGTCGGAAGGCGGCGCCGGCCGCCACTCCCCGCCGCAGGATCTCCTGCGGTTCGGCGTCGTCGGTCAGGAGCAGATGGATGGCGTCGCCCACCCGCTCCACGCGGGTCACCCCCGGTCCCCGGATCCAGTCCTCGGGTCCGTCGAACGCCACCGCCAGCACACCGCGGCGTTCGGCCACCTTGATCTCGCGAAGCCCCCCGTCGAGCACCTTCTTCGAGCGCGAGATCAGGCACACCCGCTCGCAGAGTCGCTCGGCCTGGTGCATCAGGTGCGTGCTGAACAGGATCGTGGTGCCGCGGGAGTGGAAGTCGCGCACGATGTCTTCGAGCACGTCCTGGTTGATCGGGTCGAGTCCGGAGAAGGGCTCGTCGAGAATCAGGAAATCGGGTTCGTGCAGCACGGTGGCGATGAACTGCACCTTCTGCTGCATGCCCTTCGAGAGGTCCTCCGTGCGGCGGTCGGCCCACTCGGCCAGCCCGAGTCGATCGAGCCAGTCCACGGCTCTGCGCCGTCCCTCGGCTCGCCGGAGTCCCCGGATCTCCCCCATGAACACCAGAAAATCGAGCACCTTCATCTTCCGGTAGACCCCACGCTCCTCCGGCAGGTAGCCCACCCGGCGTCGACGGGCCTCGTCGGCGTCGCTCGCACCCAGAAGATCCACCGACCCCTCGTCCGGGTGCAGAATGCCCATGATCATGCGAATCGTGGTGGTCTTGCCCGACCCGTTGGGCCCGAGCAGACCGTACAGACTGCCGCGGGGGATCACGAGATCGAGGCCGTCGACGGCCGTGTGCGTTCCGAATCTCTTGGTGACGCCGGTCAGACGGACCGCGGGCGTGTCGGGCATTCGAAGCTCTCGATCGAGGGGTACGGGAGGGAGCTGGAGCAGCCTCTGGAGCGCCTACGCGCGGCCGCTCCCCTTTCTTCACGGTGCGGTATCGACTCCGGGGGGCGATTGCACCACGGGTCGGAGACGCTATTTTTCCTGATTGTCCCGACCGTCGAATTCGAGGAGCTTGAATGGCCATCTACCGGACACTGTACTACGGAGACGTCAACGTCGGTGTCGGAGGCCGCATCACGATCCCCCAGGACATGCGTGACGACATGGGGATCGAAGAGGGGGACCACCTCACCGTCCGCGTCGAGGAGAACCCGAAGGGCATCCGCCAGATGGTGATCTGGCGGGCGGAGCAGCAGCCGGAGGACTGACTCCGGCCCGGGGGGATCAGAACTCTCCCCGCGCGGCCCACCGCACCAACCGCCGCAGCGGACCCTGACCGTCGTGCAGCCACCACGC contains the following coding sequences:
- a CDS encoding molybdopterin-dependent oxidoreductase, with protein sequence MSDGIKRRDFLKVLGVGGASAGLAGCSTQSAEKLLPYVVPPEDITPGVATWYTSVCGECAAACGMWVRTREGRAVKVEGNPSHPLSGGALCSRGYASIQGLYHADRFAGPMVRRNGTLESISWDEAEALLAERLQGAGGNVLLINGTTGPTLSDVMDGFVSAVGGQRVEYDGLADAPLREATRIAFGQDVIPRYDFGAANFVLSFGADFLETWGTPTAYARGFTAMSGEDHGEKGMFVFVGPRLSLTGQNADEWFPIEPGSEAALALGMASVLAAEGGDAGPYASILSAYDVSAAAAATGLEADSIADLARRFVENGPSLAVGPGLSGHHRNATAANLAVHVLNAVAGNIGQTVHLDTPESGASSRPYGELEEAIGNMAGGSVDVVMVHGANPAFSLPPASGFVDAFSQVPFKVSFASEPDETAALADLILPDRHFLEAWGDANSRPGLYAIQQPVMQPVPHFETKQVGDVLLSLGARMGSAFGPATLYDHLRARWQELYAASGSTAGFESWWKEALRAGSVSVGAPASGGAAVLREPDAALTFDAPALDGDGEFALVVYPSTRFGAGKQASLPWMQELPDPVSKIAWHSWVEMHPDAAERLGVRDGDVVRVASPHGEVSAPVWTYPGIREDTVALQMGTGRTVAGRFGTGRGVNPLALLPAVAEQPSGGLVHLATTVSVEPTGERHKLATIAGADTQHDRHIAQAVAFADLGHAEDDHGDEGGHHGLAEMQLMGGFVPAETDGEPTAYPLPGAQYGEYGDPETPRWGMAIDLDKCTGCSACVVACQSENNVPWVGEDQVAMGRDLAWIRVERYYETVDASHAGPVDVRHLPMMCQHCGNAPCEPVCPVFAAYHTPDGMNGQIYNRCVGTRYCANNCPYKVRVFNWYTYTDVPEPMHWAYNPDVTVRENGVMEKCSFCVQRVREAQNEAVLEGRAVRDGDILTACQQSCGAEAIVFGDLRDPESAVSQKLHSERTYRVLDDLINTQPGVSYLKKVTFHDVASAAH
- a CDS encoding cytochrome c3 family protein is translated as MLKQWTLGAVALLATAGTLAFVSAQEPAATQDASEAAPPAAAAATAQPIQFPHDTHAGTYQIDCQYCHFSAERSVDAGIPPVSTCMGCHTMINGSQNPEEVAKIREYAANGESIPWVRIHKVADHVHFPHMRHINAGLDCQQCHGEIQTIGVLEEPEPAWGKGKMGWCVSCHVELDVARDCTVCHY
- a CDS encoding MoxR family ATPase; this encodes MTEPATLPDTAPPRVLLDRLVDEVETVFHGKRAVVRLAVASLLARGHILFEDVPGVGKTTLAHALAQALGLTFRRVQFTSDLLPSDVLGVSVFNPAANTFEVREGPVFTQVLLADEINRAPPRTQSGLLQAMQEGTVTIDDRTFTLPRPFLVLATQNPLEHYGTYPLPESQLDRFLMRLTIGYPGAEAERRILLDSRAVDPAVTRIRPVLGPDDVLRLQAEVENVQADPALVDYLMEIVRRTRESSAFRLGVSPRGSVALFRAARAYALTGGRDYLVPDDVRDVVVPCLAHRLLPAGMGAATLDAHEQSAALLESLLAEVEVPV
- a CDS encoding DUF58 domain-containing protein, whose amino-acid sequence is MSRVDRLRSTLPWSGRRIRFTSAGTLFVVGALAVGFAAINTGNNLLYLLLGGMLGATGVSGWLSERAIRGVEVSRRIPRGIPVGQEAAIRYAVHNARGAAALGLEIREGGLPGVAFVPRVTPGDTVPARSVNTFVRRGVYPLETVTLVTSFPFGFFRRERDLALPGELVIWPRTDRQVAPPRAGAGRRVSQGAAPSRAAGPRGEFKGLRDYRDGDDARDIHWRSSARRTAPVIREYDRDASDTLWICLDLAADPGEVAEEAVEIAAGLAARATASGRRHALVAGDDVIGPAAGRGHLERVLECLARVDFAPGAAAPAPPVAPDACVLVGTRARPGPWADVRLAGRGGA
- a CDS encoding transglutaminaseTgpA domain-containing protein, with the translated sequence MNRVALTHRRLAVSMGLSGLVAFAGGAGMEPLSATLAGSALLLALFWHPTPGLSSRLEKLWGPLAVLLVLRALAWVFLLDGDVVMPVVDLLLLLLSAESLRSLDANNDVRIYALSFALLLAATAYRPGLLFALAFVAFVIAASLALPLGLLRRGAARFGAAEPGLDRALLGSSARLATVTLTVAAIVFLAFPRVSRGWSGRGETMATSVAGFADQISLGGHGSRIHSNPEIVLRVEFPDGVPDNLYSLHWRGRSYDRFDGVRWTRSEGVRPSTAPVEWYRERWGGGLLRQRIYGAPLDARVLFAVHPMVGVDADSRIQPMFDNVGDFFYWGRAAPLYTAESIVRPPPPDSLRATRGGYMPDRTRYLQLPRLPDRITELADSLTRDYDNDYDKVVAVERWLRTTFSYTRELPRTAGEASLDHFLFERKAGHCEYFSSAMVVLLRAAGIYARNVNGFLGGRWNDFGRYLAVTQNEAHSWVEVWFPNYGWVTFDPTPGGSIDGTAEAEWLWPGRIFLDGLQHRWSKWVLDYSAADQVGMLDRFGSLFERDEDPAPTPGDPDAALPSGLTLLLLGGATLVALLFVRGLRGGRAAGPEGAAYLRMLAVARRAGVVGDDEITPLHLVERIGSEAPEAGPSAARLVDLYLRARFGRHPLDRDETRELREALARVRRSLG
- a CDS encoding mechanosensitive ion channel family protein → MIPRLRQTPADSTLSFAETVESWVADPSVLLPSLVVVLIGVPSIFLVSRWTRNWVTRNSTEQRGLVIGRLITYAGMLGLAVTVLVQLGFHLTPLLGAAGILGIALGFASQTSVSNLISGFFIMGEQSFVVGEVIEVGNRQGIVLSIDMLSVKLRTFDNKLVRIPNETLVKSEVVTVTRFPIRRIDIMLGVAYHEDLDRVRDLLFEIARTTPGVLHEPEPVFIFRGFGESSLDLQFGVWATRESWLEVKNTVHFRIKRGFDEAGIEIPFPQRTVHHRERPHPAAAPVDPPVPDAP